In Hymenobacter sublimis, a single genomic region encodes these proteins:
- a CDS encoding sodium:solute symporter has product MSGLDWLVLGGTLLFIVGYGTWRTRRAGDTLDGYLLGGRQASWWGIGLSIMATQASAITFLSTPGQAYDDGMRFIQFYFGLPVAMVLIAIFAVPIYHRLRVFTAYEYLEGRFDRRTRTFTALLFLVQRGLSNGLSLYAPALVLSAILGWNIHLTVWLLGIIMIAYTVSGGTRAVMVTQQGQVLVIFVGLLVAGYLLVHYLPAEVGFTDALRLAGHQGKLNLVDFHFDPKDRYNFWSGMTGGLFLALSYFGTDQSQVQRYLTGRDITESRLGLLMNGLLKIPMQFGILLLGVLLFVFYQFNLAPLTFNRPVYIQVAHSEQYGPALRELERQHATLFQARRQATSALVTALQTDNSEAAAAAQTHVQATQAATQGLRTEAQALLKKAVPSTEAKDTDYVFLTFVLNYLPRGLVGLLIAVVLSAALGSAAAGLNALASTTVVDLYKPRRPDLSETHYVGASRLAAVSWGVLGIGFATFAARLENLIQAVNILGSLFYGTILGIFMVAFFLKSVGSKAVFWSAVVAQLVVLVLFFTTEIGYLWYNILGCGVVVLGSLLWPRQTGSIAKIPHPG; this is encoded by the coding sequence ATGAGCGGGCTAGATTGGCTGGTGCTGGGCGGCACGCTATTATTCATTGTGGGCTACGGCACCTGGCGCACGCGCCGGGCCGGCGACACCCTGGATGGTTACCTGCTGGGTGGGCGGCAGGCTTCGTGGTGGGGCATCGGGCTGAGCATCATGGCGACCCAGGCCTCGGCCATTACCTTTCTGAGTACACCTGGGCAGGCCTACGACGACGGCATGCGCTTTATTCAGTTCTACTTTGGCTTGCCCGTGGCCATGGTGCTGATTGCCATTTTCGCGGTGCCTATTTACCACCGCCTGCGGGTGTTTACGGCCTATGAATACCTGGAAGGCCGCTTCGACCGGCGTACGCGCACCTTCACGGCCCTGCTGTTTCTGGTGCAGCGTGGGCTCAGCAACGGCCTTTCCCTGTACGCGCCGGCCCTGGTGCTTTCGGCCATTCTGGGCTGGAATATTCACCTTACCGTTTGGCTGCTGGGCATTATCATGATTGCCTACACCGTGTCGGGCGGCACGCGGGCCGTCATGGTGACGCAGCAAGGGCAGGTGCTGGTTATTTTCGTGGGGCTGCTGGTGGCCGGCTACTTGCTAGTGCACTACCTACCGGCCGAAGTGGGCTTTACGGATGCGCTGCGCCTTGCTGGTCATCAAGGCAAACTCAACCTCGTCGATTTTCACTTCGACCCCAAGGACCGCTACAATTTCTGGTCGGGCATGACGGGCGGCTTGTTTCTAGCCCTCTCGTACTTCGGCACCGACCAAAGCCAGGTGCAGCGCTACCTCACCGGCCGCGACATCACGGAGAGCCGCCTGGGCTTGCTCATGAATGGCCTGCTCAAAATCCCGATGCAGTTCGGGATTCTGCTGCTGGGCGTGCTGCTGTTCGTGTTCTACCAGTTCAACCTGGCCCCGCTTACCTTCAACCGGCCCGTCTACATTCAGGTGGCCCACTCCGAGCAGTACGGCCCGGCCCTGCGGGAGCTGGAGCGCCAGCACGCTACCCTGTTTCAGGCTCGGCGCCAGGCAACCAGCGCGCTGGTAACGGCCCTGCAAACCGATAATTCCGAAGCCGCGGCCGCCGCCCAAACTCACGTGCAGGCTACCCAGGCTGCCACCCAGGGCTTGCGCACAGAGGCCCAGGCCCTACTGAAAAAGGCCGTGCCCTCCACCGAAGCCAAGGACACCGACTACGTATTCCTAACCTTCGTGCTGAACTACCTGCCCCGGGGCTTGGTGGGCCTGCTGATTGCCGTGGTGCTGAGTGCTGCCCTGGGCTCCGCCGCCGCTGGCCTTAACGCCCTGGCTTCCACTACAGTAGTCGACCTATACAAGCCCCGCCGCCCGGACCTGTCTGAAACGCACTACGTGGGCGCTTCCCGGCTGGCGGCCGTGTCCTGGGGCGTGCTGGGCATCGGCTTTGCTACCTTCGCTGCCCGCCTCGAAAACCTAATTCAGGCCGTGAACATCCTTGGCTCCCTGTTTTACGGTACCATCCTGGGCATTTTCATGGTGGCCTTTTTCCTGAAATCGGTGGGCAGCAAGGCCGTGTTTTGGTCGGCGGTGGTAGCGCAGTTGGTGGTGCTGGTGCTCTTTTTCACCACGGAAATCGGCTACCTCTGGTACAACATTCTCGGGTGCGGGGTAGTAGTGCTGGGTAGCCTGCTGTGGCCGCGCCAA